The sequence GGGCCGCTGAACGAGAAAAAGGCCCAGCAGGTGGGCAGCACACTTCGGCTGCTCCACCGCTGGGCCCGTGCTTCGGTCCGTCAGCCCTTGCGGACCTCGATGGGCAGCTGGTTGACGCCGATCATCGCCCAGGGGTTGCGCAGGTTGACCGGTAGGTCGTCGCGTACGCGGATGTCGCTGTACCGCTCCATCAGAAGGCGCAGGGCGATCCCCACCTCGAGCCGCGCCAGCGGCGCGCCGAGGCAGAAGTGCATGCCCTTGCCGAACGTCAGGTGCGGGTTGGGGGCCCGGTGGATGTCGAACCGGTCCGGGTCGGCGAAGACGCGGTCATCGCGGTTCGCGGTGGTCAGCCACGCCAGGACGAAGGCGCCGGCCGGGATCTTCTGCCCGCCGATCTCGACGTCCTTCGTCGCCTGCCGCCCGAGACGGGGGAACGGAGGCCGGTAGCGCATCGACTCCTCGACCGCGGCCGGAATCAGCGCGGGATCGGCCCGCAGCTGCGTCCACACCTCGGGGTTCTCGTGCAACGCGAGAACCGTGTTGCCCAGGGTGGAGGTCGCGGTGACGTGGCCGGCGAGCAGCAGCAGGCCGAGGAAGCCGACGGTCTCCTCGTCGTCCAGCCGCACACCGTCGACCTCGACCTCCAGAAGCTTGCTGGTGAGGTCGTCGCCCGGGTTCTTGCGGCGGCGGCGGACGAACTCCAGCAGGTGGGTGTTCAACTCGCGCAGCAGCGGCGCGACATTGTTCACCGCGCTCTCCCCGAGGGAATCCAGCGACTGTTCCGGATCGACGTTGTGCACCTCGAAGAA comes from Streptomyces rubradiris and encodes:
- a CDS encoding cytochrome P450, whose protein sequence is MSVKQSERILSNFLAYLDGLRERGAVHFDDKIKAWHVLDYHDVLQVLTDSAAFSSDVAPLAPKQEDFDLFKKGNFGADDPVHRRLRGLVSRAFTPKMIAGLEPRITEVTLQLLDDADAGGDQWDLIEQLGYPLPFIVIAEMLGIPVSDRAFVRRLSDTFFEVHNVDPEQSLDSLGESAVNNVAPLLRELNTHLLEFVRRRRKNPGDDLTSKLLEVEVDGVRLDDEETVGFLGLLLLAGHVTATSTLGNTVLALHENPEVWTQLRADPALIPAAVEESMRYRPPFPRLGRQATKDVEIGGQKIPAGAFVLAWLTTANRDDRVFADPDRFDIHRAPNPHLTFGKGMHFCLGAPLARLEVGIALRLLMERYSDIRVRDDLPVNLRNPWAMIGVNQLPIEVRKG